The region GGGGGCCCTTCGCGCGAACACCCCCGATCACCCGGTCGTCGGTGTCGAGCGCCGCCCAGAACATCGCGGTGTCGTGTCCGTCGCGGATCTCCGAGACGTCGAGTGCGCGCTCCACGCCGTGCTTGCGGTAGCTGCGTTCGGCACCGTGGAGATACTCCAGCCACAGGTCGGGATCCACCGACGGTTGTGACATCACCAAGGTGCATTCAGCGTCGGCGTCCCACCAGCTCTGGCGGCGCGTCAGCTCAAAATGATTGCTGTGGGGCAGATCAAACGACGAAATAGACATGTTTTTCCCATCCTCGGCGGCGGTACAACAAAGCGCTGACACCGACCTCCGACTATCGAGATCCGGCTTTCGGGGTGAATGCGGCGAGAATCAGTATGTCGCGCGGAGTGACTTGAATTCCAGCTAGCCATGCGAATTTTTCTCGATTTGGATTACCGGATAGGAAACATCGCCTCAAAGGCATACCGCAGCGAGGCTTATGGCAAGGCAAATTTCTCGAGATTCGACTGCTGGATGCGCGGATAATTCTTATGCGGCGAACTCTAGCAACCGCTTGGTCGATCATTTGTCGACGCCTGCTGGATTTCTTGGCGCCATTCGCTAACCTGGCACAACGAAGGCGGTAATCGCGGCGCGGCCGTCGTCGCCGACTTCTCGAGCAATGCCGGCTTCTGTCGGAAGTGTCAAAAGGATAGTTTGTGTCACTTAGCTACTCGCGAGTACCGCAACTTTGAATGACAAGTCGGCAGTGAATGCCACATTCTCGGTGCTTCACGACTGCGGTGCCCGGACCCCGACGCCTGTGGCACGGTGAGGAACGGCATCATCTCAAGTCGGCACATCCTCGAGGTCGTCATCCGGACGATCCAGGCACAGGAGGCGTAGTGAAGAAGTTCAACGATCTGGCCGAATTCGTCGCGGCGGAGGGCACCGAGCTCGGGCCCACCGAATGGCTGGAGATCACCCAGGACCGCGTCAACCTGTTCGCCGACGCCACCGACGACCATCAGTGGATCCACGTGGACCCCGAGCGGGCGGCCAGTGGCCCGTTCGGCGGCACCATCGCACACGGCCTTCTGACGCTGTCTTTGCTGCCCCACTTCACTCATCAGCTGTACACGGTCGACAACGTGGCCATGGCGATCAACTACGGCTACAACAAGGTCCGGTTCATCACACCGGTGCGCGTCGGCGCGCTGTTGCGCGCCCGCGCGCACATCGCCTCCGTGGCGAAGCTCGAGAACGCGGTGCAGGCGACGCTGAACACCACGGTGGAGATCGAGGGTGCCGGCAAGCCGGCGGCCGTCGCCGAGTCGATCGTGCGGTTCATCGGCTGACCGCACTCCCACTTTCCCCGGCGGTGGCGGGCTGAGGCGCTGATACGGGTGTCAGTGTCCATTGACGTACGTCAAAAACGCTCGTAGATTGCGTTCCGGCGTGAGGAGTCACGGTGGACCACACACACCCGCGTGTCGCGGTGATCGGGGCCGGAATCAGCGGCCTGACCGCGGGGAAGATGCTCAAGGACTACGGCGTCGACTACACGACGTTCGAGACGTCCGACCGGATCGGAGGCAACTGGGCCTTCGGCAACCCCAACGGGCACAGCAGCGCGTACCGCTCGTTGCACATCGACACGTCCAAGCATCGGTTGTCGTTCCGTGACTTCCCGATGCCGGACCACTTCCCGTCGTTTCCGCACCACTCGCAGGTCAAGGCCTATCTCGATGCATACGCAGAGACTTTCGGGTTGCTCGAGCACATCGAGTTCGGCAACGGCGTGGCCCGTGCCGTGCGCGAGGAGCACGGCGGCTGGGTCATCGTCGATCAGGCCGGCGCTGCGCGGCGCTTCGACCTGCTGGTCGTCGCGAATGGTCACCACTGGGATCCGCGTTTGCCCGAGTTTCCCGGCTCCTTCTCGGGCGAATGGATTCATTCCCACTCCTACATCGATCCGACGGCGCCGCTGGAGCTGACCGGCCGGCGCATCCTGGTGGTGGGCATCGGCAACAGCGCCGCCGACATCACCGTCGAGCTGTCGTCCAGGGCACTGCGGAACCATGTCACGTTGTCGACGCGCTCGAGTGCCTGGATCGTTCCGAAGTACATCGCCGGCCGCCCCGGCGACATGTTCTGGCGCACATCGCCGTATTTGCCACTGTCCTGGCAACGCAGGGCGGTGCAGATGTTCGCCTCCGTGTTGGGGACCGACCCGACCCTCTACGGGCTCCCGCCGGCCGACCACAGGCTCTTCGAGGCGCATCCGACACAGTCGGTGGAACTGCCGCTGCGGCTGGGTTCCGGGGACGTGGTGCCGAAGCCGAACGTGGCCCGGCTGGACGGGCCCACGGTCCACTTCGTCGACGGCAGCAGCGACGACTTCGACGTGATCGTCTACGCCACCGGGTACAACATCACCTTCCCCTTCTTCGATCCGGACTTCCTCAGCGCGCCCGACAACCACCTGCGGCTCTACAAGCGGATGTTCAAGCCTGGCATCGACGACCTGGTCTTCATCGGCTTCGCGCAGTCGGTGCCGACCCTGTTCCCGTTCGTGGAGTGCCAGTCGCGGCTGCTGGCTGCGTACGCGACCGGCCACTACGCGCTGCCGCCGGCCGACGAGATGGAGACGACCATCGACGCCGACCAGCACCTGCACGCGGGCCACTGCACCGACCGGCCCCGGCACACCCAGCAGGTGGACTACTTCGTCTACGAGCACGACCTGCGCAAGCGAGAACTGCCCGCCGGAATGAAGCGCGCGCGGCGCACGCTCCGGGCGGCCCGATGACTCCGATCGAGGTCCACTTCGACAGCGGTGGAAGCGTCTGCAGCGCCTGGCATTTCGCCGCACCACGCCGACGTGGCGAGCAGGACGTACCGGTGGTGGTGATGGCGCACGGGTTCGGCGGGACCAAGGATTCGGGGTTGGAGCCCTTCGCCCGACGCATCAGCGCCGGGGGAGCGGACGTGCTGGCCTTCGATTACCGCGGCTTCGGAGCGTCGGGAGGCACCCCCCGGCAATCGCTTTCGGTGCGGCGGCAGATCGCCGACTATCACGCCGCCGTGGACACGGCCAAGCGCCTCGACGGGGTGGACCCGCACCGGGTGGGGCTGTGGGGCGCCTCGTTCTCCGGCGGTCATGTCCTCCGGGTCGCCTCCGAGCGCTCAGACATCGCGGCGGTGATCGCGCTGACGCCCTTGACGAGCGGCCTCGCGGTGAGCCGTGCCGCAGCGTCGTCCCGGAACGTGGCGACGTCGGCGCGGTGGACCATCGCCGGCGTCAGGAGCCGGCTGGCCGTCAAGCGGGGCGGTGCTCCGACGATGATGCCGCTGGTGTCGCCGGTCGGCCAACCCGGAGCGCTGGCGCTCGACGGCGCATACGAGAGTTACACCTCGCTCGCCGGTCCGACCTGGCGCAACGAGATCGACTGCTCCGTCGGGCTCGAGGTGGTGGGGATCAACACGAAGGCCGCAGCCAAGCGGCTTCGCAGTCCCCTTCTGGTGCAGATCGCCGACTTCGACTCCTACGTGCCCGCCGACGCCGTGGCGGCTACCGCGACCCTCGGCAGGGCGCAGGTACATCACTACCCCTGTGACCACTTCGACGTGTGGCCCGGCCACCAGTGGTTCGACAAGGCCGCCGTCGACCAGGTCGCCTTCCTGCGCCGGACGCTGCTCGCTCAGTAGTGCGTCGAGCCCTGGTCGACCGAGATCGCGCTGGCGGTGACGAACTTGGACTCGTCGCTGGCGAGCCAGCACACGGCGTCGGCGATGTCCTCGGGTTCGACCACCCAGTCCGGCAGGAACGGCGTCAGCATGTTGGCCAGCTGGGGGTTGGTCTCCATCGCCTTGCCCAGCGCCGTGACCATGTCGCCGGTGCCCATGGCGGTGCTGACCGGACCCGGGTGCACGCTGTTCACCCTGATCCGGTGCTTGCCCAGCTCGGCGGCGAACGCGCGCGCCATTCCGGTGACCGCATGCTTGCTCGCGGTGTAGTGCACCATGAACGGCTGCATCTTGATCCCGGCCGCCGAGCTGATCAGGATGATCGAGCCGCCGCGGCCCCCGTCGATGATCTGGTGCGCGCCGGCCATCACGGTGTTCCACGTTCCGGTCACGTTGATGTCCATGACGTCGCGGAAGTCCTGCGGGCGGATCTGATCCCAGGCCTGCGGTGCGGAGACACCGGCATTGGCGACGATCACGTCGAGCCTGCCGAGTTCGGCCACCCCCGAGGCGACGGCGTCGCCGAGGGCGTCGGCGTCGCGGGTGTCGACGACCGAGGCGACGATCCGGCGACCGGTGCGTTCGACGAGTGCGACCGTCTCGGCGAGCTCGTCGGGAGTCGCGTGGTCGTACGGCACGCAGGGGGGCAGCGGTCCCGCGATGTCGACGGCGATCACGTCGGCCCCCTCGCTCGCGAGACGCACGGCGTGCGCGCGGCCCTGGCCGCGGGCGGCGCCGGTGACGAGGGCGACCCGGTCCGTCAGCCGCCCGGTCACCGCAGCTTCTTCCGGGCGGCTTTGACGAGGTTCGATCCCACGATCAGCCGCTGGATCTCGCTGGTGCCTTCGTAGAGCCGCAACAGCCGGACCTCCCGGTAGATCCGCTCGACCGGCACCCCGCGCATGTACCCCGCGCCGCCGTGCACCTGAACCGCGAGATCGGCGACCCTGCCTGCCATCTCGGTGCAGAACAGCTTGGCCGCCGACGGCGCGACCCGGCGGTCCTCTTCGGTGAGCCACTTCCTGGCCGCGTCGCGGACCAGCGCACGGCCTGCCATCACACCGGCCTGTTGATCGGCGAGCATCGCCTGCACCAACTGGAACTCACCGATCGGCGTGCCGCCCTGCGTGGCCGTCGCGGCGTATGTCACCGACTCGTCGAGAGCGCGCTGGGCCGCGCCGACGGCGAGTGCGGCGATGTGGATACGTCCGCGCGCCAGCGAGGTCATCGCCGCGCGGTACCCATGGTCCTCACTGCCGCCGATGAGCGCCTCGGACCCGACGCGGACGTCGGTGAAGGTGACATCCGAGGTCCAGGCGCCCTCCTGGCCCATCTTCGCGTCCTTCGCGCCGACCTCGACGCCGGGCGCGTCGGCAGGCACCAGGAACACGGCGATGCCGGCGCCCTTCTCGTCGGCGGGACGGGTGCGGGCGAAGACGACGAACAGATCCGCGACCGGCGCGTTGGTGATGTACTGCTTACCGCCGTTGATCACCCAATCATGGCCGTCCCGAACGGCTTTGGTTTTCAGCCCGGACGGATTGGAGCCGGCTCCGGGTTCGGTGAGCGCAAAGGAGGCGACCACCTCGCCGGTGGCGATCGGTTCCAGCCAGCGGGCCTTCTGCTCGTCGGTGCCGAAGCCGACGAGAACCTGTCCCGCAATCCCGTTGTTGGTGCCGAACATCGACCTCAGCGCCAGACAGGTGTAGCCGAACTCGAGGGCGAGCTCGACGTCCTGGGTGATGTCCAGGCCGAGTCCGCCCCATTCCTGGGGGATCGCGTAGCCGAACAGCCCCATCTTCTTGGCCTGATCGCGCAGGTCGTCGGGCACCTGGTCTCCGGCGACGATCTCCGGCTCCCGCGGAACGACCGCTGTGCGCACGAAATGGCGGGTCTGCGCCAGAATCTCGCGGAAGTCGTCGTCGCTGACCTCGGCGGTGTCGCTCATCGGGCTCCTTCTGGTGGGGTGGCCGAAGCGCACATCGTATATGAAATATGATTTCGCCCAGTCGTGGAGTCCAAGAGGGAAGAGGTAGACAGGTGTCATTGCTGACGGGGCGTACCGCGGTCATCACCGGCGGGGCACAAGGACTGGGATTCGCCATCGCCGAACTGTTCGTCGCCGAAGGTGCTCGCGTCGTGCTCGGTGATGTGAATCTAGAGGCGACGCAGGCCGCGGTCGACAAGCTGGGTGGCGGCGATGTCGCGCGCGCTGTCCGGTGCGACGTCACCTCATACGCCGACATCGACGCCCTGGTCGACGCGGCAGGCGCCGAGTTCGGCAGTTTCGACATCATGGTCAACAACGCGGGCATCACTCGTGATGCGACCCTGCGCAAGATGACCGAGGAGCAGTTCGATCAGGTCATCGCGGTGCATCTGAAGGGCACCTGGAACGGCCTGAAGAAGGCGGCGTCGATCATGCGCGAGCAGAAGAGTGGCGCGATCGTGAACATGTCGTCGATCTCCGGGAAGGTCGGCATGGTGGGGCAGACCAATTACTCGGCCGCCAAGGCGGGCATCGTGGGAATGACGAAGGCCGCCTCCAAGGAGTTGGCACACCTCGGCGTGCGGGTCAATGCGATCCAGCCGGGGCTGATCCGATCGGCGATGACCGAGGCCATGCCGCAGCGCATCTGGGATTCGAAGGTGGCCGAGGTGCCGATGGGCCGCGCGGGTGAGCCCGAAGAGGTGGCCAAGGTGGCGCTGTTCTTGGCATCCGATCTGTCCTCCTACATGACGGGGACCGTTCTCGAGGTAACCGGCGGACGGCACCTCTGATGCGCGACGCCGTGATCTGCGAGCCCGTCCGGACGCCGATCGGTCGCTACGGCGGCAAGTTCAAGGCTTTGACGGCGGTTGAACTCGGTGTCGCGGCGCTGCGGGGATTGCTCGAGCGCACGGGTGTGGCGCCCGAGGCGGTCGAGGACGTGATCGTCGGACACTGCTATCCGAGCATGGAGGCGCCCGCGATCGGCCGGGTGATCGCGCTCGATGCGGGTCTGCCGGTGTCCGTGCCGGGCATGCAGATCGACCGGCGTTGCGGGTCGGGCCTACAGGCGGTGATCCAGGCCTGCCTCCAGGTGGCCAGTGGCGACAACGATCTCGTCGTCGCCGGCGGAGCCGAATCGATGAGCAACGTGATCTTCTACTCCACCGACATGCGGTGGGGAGGTGCCCGGGGCGGCATCGCGGTGCACGATGCGCTGGCGCGCGGCCGGACCACGGCCGGCGGACGACACCACCCCGTGCCCGGCGGCATGCTCGAGACCGCCGAGAACCTGCGCCGCCGTTACGCGATCCCGCGGGAGGAGCAGGACGAGTTGGCTGTGCTGTCGCATCAGCGTGCGGTCGCCGCGGCCGAGGACGGCTTGCTGGCGGAGACGATCATTCCCGTGCCGGTGCCGAGTCGGTCCGGTGAGGACGTCGTCGACACCGACGAACATCCCCGGGCCGACACCTCACTCGAGAAGCTCGCCACGCTCAAACCCGTTCTCGGCAAGGGTGATCCCGACGCCACCGTGACGGCGGGCAACTCCAGCGGGCAGAACGATGCGGCGTCGATGTGCGTCGTGACCACGCCGGGGAAGGCCGCCGAACTCGGCTTGCGCCCACTGGTGCGAATCGTCTCCTGGGCGGTGGCGGGGGTGCCGCCCAACGTCATGGGCATCGGACCGGTTCCCGCGACCGAATCGGCGCTGAGAAAGGCCGGACTCGAGCTCTGCGACATGGACCTCATCGAGCTCAACGAGGCCTTCGCCGCCCAGGCGCTGGCCTGCATGCGCGAATGGAACTTCACTGCAAAGGATCTGGAACGCACGAATGTGCACGGGTCGGGTATCTCGCTCGGCCATCCCGTCGGTGCGACCGGCGGGCGGATGCTGGCAACGCTGGCCCGCGAACTCAACCGGCGCGGTGGCCGCTACGGCCTGGAGACCATGTGCATCGGCGGCGGGCAGGGGCTGGCCGCGGTGTTCGAGAGGGTGGGCGCATGACACGACTTGCCCAGACGCTGGGGCTCAGCGAGTTCCAAACCGAGATCGTGGCCACGGTGCGGCAATTCGTCGACAAAGAAGTCATCCCGACCGCGCAGGAGCTCGAGCACACCGACACCTACCCGCAGGCCATCGTCGACGCGATGAAGGACATGGGCCTGTTCGGCCTGATGATTCCCGAGGAGTACGGCGGGCTCGGCGAGTCGTTGTTGACCTACGCGCTGTGCGTGGAGGAACTCGCGCGGGGCTGGATGAGTGTGTCGGGCGTGATCAACACCCATTTCATCGTCGCCTACATGATCCGTCAGCACGGCACCGACGTGCAGAAGAGCCACTATCTACCGCGGATGGCCACCGGTGAGACGCGTGGCGCGTTCTCCATGTCCGAGCCCGAACTCGGTTCCGATGTCGCGGCGATCCGGACCAGGGCCAGGACCAACGGCGACGGCACCTACACCATCGACGGCCAGAAGATGTGGCTGACCAACGGGGGCAGCTCGACGTTGGTGGCCGCGCTCGTGCGCACCGACGAGGGCGCCGACAAGCCGCACCGCAACCTGACCGCGTTCCTCATCGAAAAGCCCACGGGCTTCGGCGAAGTCGCGCCCGGCCTGACGATTCCCGGAAAGCTCGACAAGCTCGGGTACAAGGGCATCGACACCACCGAGCTCATCTTCGACGGCTACCGCGCTGACGCCGGTGACATCCTCGGCGAGGCGCCCGGGCAGGGTTTCTTCCAGATGATGGACGGCGTCGAGGTCGGCCGGGTCAACGTGTCCGCCAGAGCCTGCGGAGTCGGCATCCGGGCGTTCGAGCTGGCGGTGCGCTACGCGCAGCAGCGCAGCACCTTCGGTAGGCCGATCGCCGAGCACCAGGCCATCGCGTTCCAACTGGCCGAGATGGCGACCAAAGTCGAGGCAGCCCATCTGATGATGGTCAACGCGGCCCGGATGAAGGATTCCGGGGACCGCAACGACGTGGCGGCGGGGATGGCGAAGTACTTCGCCAGCGAGGTGTGCGCCGAGGTGACGCAACAGAGCTTCCGGATCCACGGCGGTTACGGGTATTCCAAGGAGTACGAGATCGAGCGGCTGATGCGCGACGCACCCTTCCTGCTGATCGGCGAAGGCACGAGCGAGATTCAGAAGAACATCATCAGCAAGCGGTTGCTCGCGGACTACCGGGTATGACGTCGTGAGCGCGCCCGAATTCGCGGTGAGACCGCAACTGGCAGAGGACGTCGCGCGGTTGGTGCGCCGGCGCGTCCTGGACGGGACGTATGCCGCCGGAACGTATGTGCGGCTCGACCAGCTCGCCGTGGAACTCGGGGTGAGTGTCACCCCCGTTCGCGAGGCGCTTTTCGAGCTCAAGGCGGAGGGACTGCTCGAGCAGCAGCCGAGGCGCGGATTCGTGGTGCGGCCGGTGACCGTTCGCGACATCACCGACGTCTCCGATGTGCAGGCACATATCGGCGGTGAGCTCGCCGCCCGGGCGGCCGCCGCGATCAGCGACGACCAGCTGAGCGAACTGACCAGAATCCAGGGCGAACTCGAGTCCGCCTACGCCGCCGACGACGGCGAACGCGCGGTGCGCCTGAATCACGAATTCCACCGCGGCATCAACGTCGCGGCCGATTCGCCCAAGCTCGCGCAGCTGATGTCGCAGATCACCCGGTACGCACCGGAGTCGGTGTTCCCGACGATCACCGGCTGGCCGGAGCAGTCGAACCGACACCACCGCCGCGTCCTCGACGCGCTGAGGCGCCGCGACCAGCACGGAGCGCGCGCCGCGATGTCGGAGCACCTCGCGGCGGGAGCCGCGCCGCTCATCGAGCATCTGACCCACCGCGGCGTGATCGACTGACGTCCATGGGTGTTCTCGACGGCGTGCGCGTGCTCGACTACGGGCGATTCATCGCGGCGCCCTGGTGCTCGGCGCTGCTGGCCGACATGGGTGCCGATGTGGTGCGCGTCGAGAAACGTGAAGGGGGCGAGGACCGCTGGGTGCAGTCGGTCACCGACGGCGGCGAGGGCGGCACCTTTCTGCAGTGCAACCGCAACAAGCGGTCCCTGACGCTGGACTCGACCACCGACGAGGGTAAGCAGATCACCCGGAGGCTGGTGGCGACGGCCGACATCGTCGTCGCGAACATGCCCGCGGCGGGCATGCGGGCCAGCGGCCTGGACTATGCGACGCTACGCGCGATCAAACCGGACATCATTCTCGCGAGCGCGACCGCCTACGGGGAAGGCGGCCCCTACAGCGACCGCATCGGCTTCGACGGAGCCGGTCAGGTGATGTCGGGAGCGGTGTACCGGCAGGGGCTGCCCGAGCAGCCGATCCGGACCGTGGTGCCCTACGCGGATTTCGGCACGGCGCTGACGCTGACGATCGGGGTGATGATGGCGCTGTATCACCGTGCTCGGACGGGGGAGGGGCAGCATGTCGAGGGCGCGCTGCTGCCCACCGCGATGATGCTCTCGAACGCGTTCCTGATCGAACGGGACCTGCTGGGCACGGAAAAGCCGCGGATGGGCAACCAGGGCACCTCGGTGGCGCCGTGCGATCTGTACCGCACTGCCGACGACGGATGGGTGCTGCTGCAGATCGCCGGGCGGCCGATGTTCACCCGCTGGTGCCGACTCGTGGGCCGGCCCGAGTTCGTCGACGATCCCCGATTCGCCGACGACGACCTACGGTGGCGCAACGGCGCCGTGCTCAACGAGATCATGGCCCAGTGGTGCGCGGATAAGACCAGGGCCGAGGTCATGGCCTTGCTCGAGGCGGCCAAACTACCTGCAGCGCCGATGTATTCGACGCAGGATGTCCTCGAGGACGAGCATGTGGAGGCGATGGGGTTTTTGCAGCGCGTCCCGTTCCCCGGGGCGCCGCACGATGTTCCGATCGTCGGCACCCCGTTCCGGCTGTCGGCCACGCCCGGGGAGATCCGGCGCCGGGCGCCGCTGCTCGGGGAGCACACCGACGAGGTCCTCGGCGAGGCCGGCTACACGAGCACCGACATCGCGGGCTTCCGGGATCGCGGCGTGGTCTGAGGTTCAGTCGTCCCGCAGGAGGTCACGCAGCCGCTCGACGTCCACCTTTCCGGTACCGCGGCGAGGGATGTCGTCGTCGCCCTGCACGATCCGCCAGATCGTCGGCACCTTGAAGCTGCTCAACACCGACTTCGCGGCGGTGCGCAGTGCCTCCGGCGCCGTCGGGGTGCGGCAGACCACCACAGCGCCGACCCGGTTGGCCGCGCCGTCGGAAACGTTGGTGACGAATGCCGCGTCGACGTCGTCGAGGGTGCGCAGGGCCTGCTCGACCTCGCCGGGATACACGCTGGCGCCGCTGACCTTGAACATGTCGTCGCACCGGCCGTGAAAGAACAGGAACCCGTCGTCGTCGAGATGGCCGAGGTCGCCGGTGGGGTAGTAGCCGTCCGGGGTGAAGACCTCCTCGCGGGACCGCCGGCAGATGCCGCGCAGCACGTGCGGCCCACGGATCTGGATCATCCCGACCGCTCCCGGCGCCGCAGGTGCCCCGGTGTCCGGGTCGGCGATCCGGACCTCCGTCCCGTCGAAGGGTTGACCGCAGCTGCCCCACGCCGACCGTGGCATGTCGGTGTCGGCGGGGTAGCCGCAGTACGGTCCGAACGACTCGGTCATCCCGAACAGCCGGGCCCTGGCACCTGGCCGCGCGCGCCGCTGCTCGGGCAGCAGCGCATCGAGGCTTCCAGGCCGCAGGGACGACAGCGCAGCCCCGGTCTCCGCACGCCGACGTGCCAGCGCCTCAGCCTGATCGGGCCAGCCGCGGAACAGCGTCACCTGCTCGGTGTCCAGCAGGTGCAGAGTCGAATCGGGTTGTGGCACTGGTTCGGTCACCAGGGTGGCACCGGCGACCAGTGCCGACAACAGGCCACCGCCGAAGCCGCCCACCCAGAAGAACGGCATCGGCAGGTACAGGCGGGTGTCGGCGTCGATACACCGAGCGGCCAGGCCCGACCGCACCGCGCCGATCGCGCTGCCGTGCGAGTGCCACACGCCCTTCGGCGGACCACTGCTTCCGGAGGTGAACAGGATCGCCAGGGGGTCGGCGGGGCGCACGGAGCGCGACATCGCGTCGGCCACTGCGCTGGTGGCTGCGGCGAGGTCGTCGGGCGTCCGCACAGTGCGCAGCGCAGGCAGCGCGGACGGTTCGAGGCCGTCGCGGTAACGGCGACCCCGGAACTCCTCGACGGCGAT is a window of Mycolicibacterium chubuense NBB4 DNA encoding:
- a CDS encoding class I adenylate-forming enzyme family protein, giving the protein MPDTVDGLIREHAIRHPDKAAVIDPAARITYGELDADTRALAAGLLEAGVDKRHRVGLIMPNGVGWARIALALMRIGVVLVPLSTLLSARELTAQLRTASVQHLIAVEEFRGRRYRDGLEPSALPALRTVRTPDDLAAATSAVADAMSRSVRPADPLAILFTSGSSGPPKGVWHSHGSAIGAVRSGLAARCIDADTRLYLPMPFFWVGGFGGGLLSALVAGATLVTEPVPQPDSTLHLLDTEQVTLFRGWPDQAEALARRRAETGAALSSLRPGSLDALLPEQRRARPGARARLFGMTESFGPYCGYPADTDMPRSAWGSCGQPFDGTEVRIADPDTGAPAAPGAVGMIQIRGPHVLRGICRRSREEVFTPDGYYPTGDLGHLDDDGFLFFHGRCDDMFKVSGASVYPGEVEQALRTLDDVDAAFVTNVSDGAANRVGAVVVCRTPTAPEALRTAAKSVLSSFKVPTIWRIVQGDDDIPRRGTGKVDVERLRDLLRDD